The following DNA comes from Flavisolibacter ginsenosidimutans.
CGGCCGGTACAATCCTGATTCCTTCGGGAACTTACGATCAGGTGAAATTCAAACTTGAGTTGGCTCCAACAAACAACGAACCGGCTTTGGAATTGGAAGGAAATTACAACGGCACTCCCGTTATTCTTCGGGTATCGCAACCAATAGAAATCAAGGGAGCCCAGCAAAACGTAACAGTCAGCGACAACAACGGCTATACCGCTATCACCGATCTAAATCTTTCCACCTTGCTGAACAATGTTTCGGCTAATTCATTAAACAACGCTACCCGCACCAATGGCCAGATTATTCTTTCTTCTTCGTCAAACCAAAACCTGTACAACCGGTTGGTGGGCAACTTGCGCGACCACGAGAACGAATGCCGGTGGAAGCGTAAGTAAAATGTTTTTGAAAGCCCTGAAATTGTTTCAGGGCTTTTTATTTCAAGCGATTAAGCAGGCATGGCATTATTTTTCCTGTGATATTCCAAGGTTCGGTTCAAGCCTTGTTCATGAACAAAACCACTGTCAGTCAGGCCTTGCTTCAATTATTGGTTAGAGTGTATAACCAGTCTATCCAATCCTACTATTTTTTCCCCGACGTTATCATTTGCGGACATCATCGCCTGGAGCGTGGCGACTTTGAATTCTTGTTGAAAGAAGGCTATATTGTTCCCTATCACACCGACTCATTCGGCAAACTTTATCGTCTTACAAAAAAAGCCGAAGAAGCATTGCACACACAACTGCGTGTGCGGAAGTACCGTTCGCAAAAAGCAAAGGAAGTTGCGGAGCAGGCTGATTTCTCTTTCTATTAAATTCTTTTTCTGCCGCCTCTTTCTTACGCCAAGGTTATTGAACATGAGGGTGTGGCACTATTTTCTTATCGTAAAAGAAAAAGAGTATGCTAGCCTTTGAGTTTAAGCAGCCGTTGGAAGTAACAACCGCTTATGGCGACGGCTACATTTGGTACATGATTGACTACGGTCCCCACGCCGATACGCTTTACACCGTTATCATTAAAGAAACGGGTGAGTGCTGGCAAATGTGCCACAAAGATTTTCGTGTAAAAACAAATACAACGTTGGGTATCCGGAAACATTACGAAAGCCCGCAGAATAAAGCCGTGCGTTCACAAGCGCACACAAACAGTGCTGTGAAGCAGTAGCAAGCTGCTTTTAAATGGCACAGTTTTTTGAACTTTTTATAAAAATTTTGAGTTATGCCAAATTGGTTGAGAGCGTTGATAGCCGGCTATGGTGCCAGCAAATTAGGTGGCGGTTGTTTTGGAACAATCGTAGTGTTTGTCATCATTTACATGCTGCTTGGCCATTGCGGCGGCGGGCATTACCATTAATCTTTACACAGCCGTTTCGGAACAGGGAATGCAATACGACGTTCCCTTTTTAATTTTCCGTTATGCAAGCACCGCAAAATTTTAACGGCAAGGTCTTTCTCAATCCCGTTTCGACGGAGATGATGAAACCCGGCTCGTTCTTCCGGGTAATGCGAAAATTTCTTCAAAAGCACCCGGAACGGGAGCCTGCGTCCCCGCTTGGCCCTTTTAGCGCAAGTGCAGAAGTATTGCAACAACTTCCGTCGCAAACCCTTCGCGTTACCTGGCTGGGGCATTCAACGCTTTTGATTGAAGTGGACGGGAAACGTTTCCTTACCGACCCCGTTTGGTACAACCGCGTTTCGCCGTTTCGATTTCTCGGGCCCAGGCGTTTCTTTCAAAATCCTTTGCCGCTGAGCCATCTTCCCGCAATTGATGCGGTGCTCTTGTCGCACGATCACTACGATCATTTGGATAAACAAACGCTACTTGCTTTAACCCGCAAAAACATTCCGGTCATAACCATGCTTGGCGTGGGCAGGCGCCTTGTAAACTGGGGCGTTCAAAAAAATTTGATCACGGAATTGGATTGGTGGCAGGAAACAAAAATTGATGGAGGCTTTACCGTAACCGCAACACCTTCGCGTCATTTTTCGGGGCGTTGGCTCAACGACCGTTTTAAAACACTGTGGGGCGCTTTTGTCGTTAAAGCACCAGTGCACAACATTTTCTTCGGCGCTGATTCGGGTTATTACAACGGCTTTGCCGAAATCGCGGAAAGGCTCGGGCCTTTTGATATTGCGATGCTTGAAATTGGCGCTTACAACGAAATGTGGGAAGCCATTCACATGGGACCGGAAAAGGCGGTACAGGCTACCCTTGATCTGGGCAGGCCTTTGCTTCTGCCCATTCACTGGGGAACGTTTAGCCTGGCCATGCATCCCTGGAAAGAACCGGTTGAACGATTAATAGCAGAAGCGGCAAAGAAAGACGTGAAGTTGATTTTGCCTGCACCCGGCGAATCCGTTACGGTAAATAAAGAACCGTACAACAGCCAGTGGTGGACGCAGTATCGTTGAGGCCTCACTTAACAGGAACGGGATTTGCGCTTCCTTAAAAAAAGTTATGGAAGATAATAAGCAAAAGAAAAACGAACAGCGGATGGGCGAACCGAATCCAACGGTGAATGCACCCGGCTCGAAGGTAGCCGATTACGGTGATGTGGAAGGCGGGGAAGGCGCTGGCGATGAACGGTCTCACCGCACTACCGACAAAGCTGATCGCGGCAGGGTAGAGCCCTTAAAAGGAAAAGATGAAACCCTTGGCACACCGTAAGCCAACAACTGATTTTTTGAAGAGAAGCAGGTTTCTGCTTCTCTTTTTATTCAGTGGGATTGTTCATCACCTGCTGGGCAATTTGCTTTTTCAGATTAATCTCGTTCACATCACCCGAAGCTTTGATTTCGTATAAAGGTGTTACTGTAACACTTGGATTGTGCAACAGAGTAAAATGCGCACCGGTTATCTTTTGCAGTTCGGCATCGTCAACAAAAACCGAATACACATTTAAAAAACCCACAGGGGTCATGCTCATGTCAATTGTTTCTACATCGTAATTCACTTTATATCCCTTTCCGTTGAACGGTACTTTAATCGTCTTCATGTTGCGTCGTTG
Coding sequences within:
- a CDS encoding MBL fold metallo-hydrolase, whose amino-acid sequence is MQAPQNFNGKVFLNPVSTEMMKPGSFFRVMRKFLQKHPEREPASPLGPFSASAEVLQQLPSQTLRVTWLGHSTLLIEVDGKRFLTDPVWYNRVSPFRFLGPRRFFQNPLPLSHLPAIDAVLLSHDHYDHLDKQTLLALTRKNIPVITMLGVGRRLVNWGVQKNLITELDWWQETKIDGGFTVTATPSRHFSGRWLNDRFKTLWGAFVVKAPVHNIFFGADSGYYNGFAEIAERLGPFDIAMLEIGAYNEMWEAIHMGPEKAVQATLDLGRPLLLPIHWGTFSLAMHPWKEPVERLIAEAAKKDVKLILPAPGESVTVNKEPYNSQWWTQYR